The following proteins come from a genomic window of Paludisphaera rhizosphaerae:
- a CDS encoding PVC-type heme-binding CxxCH protein, with product MATASEPAADAGRKLIVPEGFTIERVAGSPLVQRPITAAIDEEGRLYVADSSGSNEKVEIQLEKKPHRIVRLEDKNGDGVYDESVVFAEGMMFPEGTMWLDGSLYVAAPPSIWKLTDTDGDGKADERVEWFQGKTLTGCANDLHGPYPGLDGRVYWTKGAFAEQTYGRPDKTPFVTSASHIFRSRRDGSEIEPVLTGGMDNPVDVAFTATGERILSCTFLQRPGGGFRDGLIHNVYGGIWGKVNRVLDAPVHKWTGPGVMPPLLHMGPAAPSGLTCIESPALGDDVQGNLFACYFNLHKVSRHVLTPSGSTFTTKDQDFVTSPDLDFHPTDVVEDADGSLLVIDTGGWYKLCCPTSQLSKPDELGGVYRVRRKGAAKVVDPYGKYVEWKKMKAPEFVGLLTDARPAVRRRALEALGKLGVEAVGDLAEAVQRSRSVEVRRNAIWASARIDAPEARAVARTGLTDSDEGVRQTAAAVVSLTRDAEALPQLTALILSESPFNRRAAAEAMGRIGDRSAVPTILKALSDVTADDRFLHHALTLALIQIADPQATAPALGSSEPRVRRAALMAIDQMDGGGLDPQKTASLLADSDPGVREIAAWIIGRRPEWGQALAGFFRDRLRLADLSPADRAALEGQLAGNAASPAVRDLLGETVASAPDVARVSALKSMALARPKDVPAAWLAALVDVLRNSNAALARQAVATARALAPPVATARTLAPPLLGLADRADFPTDGRLEALSAVPGGLTKVEPATFAFLLEGLDPDGTVAVRGLAADVLSKAKLAPAQLDALVAALAKAGPLEVDRLLTAYDAQSDDALGKKLVAALLDSPALSSLRTDALKTHLAKFGPATRDAAKALFDRLNADAAKQQARLDDLLPKLTGGDIRRGQLVFQGSKAACTTCHAIGYRGGDVGPDLTRIGGVRTERDLLEAVLYPSASFVRSYEPVVIATADGKVHSGLLKGETPEEYLLVTGADQSARIPRGDVEEIRPGTVSVMPAGLDQQLSTQDLADLVAFLKACR from the coding sequence ATGGCGACCGCAAGCGAACCGGCCGCCGACGCGGGACGCAAACTGATCGTCCCCGAGGGCTTCACAATCGAGCGAGTCGCCGGCTCGCCGCTGGTGCAGCGGCCGATCACCGCGGCGATCGACGAGGAAGGCCGGCTCTACGTCGCCGACTCGTCGGGATCGAACGAGAAGGTCGAGATCCAACTGGAGAAGAAGCCCCACCGGATCGTCCGCCTGGAGGACAAGAACGGCGACGGCGTCTACGACGAATCGGTCGTCTTCGCCGAGGGGATGATGTTCCCCGAGGGGACCATGTGGCTGGACGGCTCGCTCTACGTCGCCGCCCCGCCGAGCATCTGGAAGCTCACCGACACCGACGGCGACGGTAAGGCCGACGAGCGCGTCGAGTGGTTCCAGGGCAAGACCCTCACCGGCTGCGCCAACGACCTGCACGGCCCTTACCCCGGGCTCGACGGCCGCGTCTACTGGACCAAGGGGGCGTTCGCCGAGCAGACCTACGGCCGTCCCGACAAGACCCCGTTCGTCACCAGCGCCTCGCACATCTTCCGCTCCCGCCGCGACGGATCGGAGATCGAGCCGGTGCTCACCGGCGGCATGGACAACCCCGTCGACGTGGCGTTCACGGCGACCGGCGAGCGGATCCTCTCGTGCACGTTCCTCCAACGCCCCGGCGGCGGATTCCGAGACGGCCTGATCCACAACGTCTACGGCGGGATCTGGGGCAAGGTGAACCGCGTCCTGGACGCGCCGGTCCACAAGTGGACGGGCCCCGGCGTCATGCCCCCCCTGCTCCACATGGGACCGGCGGCGCCCTCGGGACTGACCTGCATCGAATCGCCGGCGCTCGGCGATGATGTTCAGGGGAACCTCTTCGCCTGCTACTTCAACCTGCACAAGGTCAGCCGGCACGTGCTGACCCCCTCGGGGTCGACGTTCACGACCAAGGATCAGGACTTCGTGACGAGTCCCGACCTGGACTTCCACCCGACCGACGTGGTGGAGGACGCCGACGGCAGCCTGCTGGTGATCGACACCGGCGGCTGGTACAAGCTCTGCTGCCCGACGTCGCAGCTCTCCAAGCCGGATGAGCTGGGCGGCGTCTATCGCGTCCGTCGAAAGGGTGCGGCCAAGGTCGTCGACCCGTATGGCAAGTACGTCGAATGGAAGAAGATGAAAGCGCCCGAGTTCGTTGGGCTGCTGACCGACGCCCGCCCGGCCGTTCGTCGCCGGGCCCTGGAAGCGCTTGGGAAGCTGGGCGTCGAGGCGGTCGGCGATCTGGCCGAGGCGGTCCAGCGATCGCGCTCGGTGGAGGTCCGCCGCAACGCGATCTGGGCGTCGGCCCGGATCGACGCGCCTGAAGCCCGCGCCGTGGCTCGGACCGGCCTGACCGACAGTGATGAGGGCGTCCGCCAGACCGCCGCGGCGGTGGTCTCGCTGACGCGGGACGCCGAGGCGCTGCCGCAGCTCACGGCTCTGATCCTGAGCGAATCTCCCTTCAACCGCCGCGCCGCGGCCGAGGCCATGGGTCGCATCGGCGACCGTTCGGCCGTCCCGACGATCCTCAAGGCTCTGAGCGACGTCACGGCCGACGACCGCTTCCTGCACCACGCCCTGACCCTCGCCCTGATCCAGATCGCCGATCCCCAGGCGACCGCCCCCGCGCTCGGTTCGTCCGAGCCCCGCGTCCGACGGGCGGCGTTGATGGCGATCGACCAGATGGACGGCGGCGGGCTCGACCCGCAGAAGACGGCCTCGCTGCTGGCCGACTCGGATCCGGGCGTCCGCGAGATCGCCGCCTGGATCATCGGCCGCCGTCCCGAATGGGGCCAGGCTCTCGCCGGGTTCTTCCGCGATCGGCTCCGTCTCGCTGATCTTTCACCGGCCGACCGCGCCGCGCTGGAGGGCCAGCTCGCCGGCAACGCCGCCTCGCCGGCCGTCCGCGACCTGCTGGGCGAGACCGTCGCCTCGGCCCCCGACGTCGCCCGCGTCAGCGCCCTGAAGTCGATGGCCCTGGCCCGGCCCAAGGACGTCCCCGCCGCCTGGCTCGCCGCACTCGTCGACGTCCTGCGCAACTCCAACGCCGCGCTCGCCCGCCAGGCCGTGGCGACCGCCCGGGCGCTGGCTCCGCCCGTCGCGACGGCCAGGACCCTGGCTCCTCCCCTGCTCGGCCTGGCCGACCGCGCCGACTTCCCCACCGACGGCCGTCTGGAAGCTCTTTCCGCCGTCCCCGGGGGGCTGACGAAGGTCGAGCCGGCGACGTTCGCGTTCCTGCTGGAGGGGCTCGATCCGGACGGGACCGTCGCCGTCCGCGGCCTGGCCGCCGACGTCCTCTCGAAGGCGAAGCTCGCCCCCGCCCAGCTCGACGCCCTCGTGGCCGCGCTGGCGAAGGCCGGCCCGCTGGAGGTCGACCGCCTGCTCACCGCCTACGACGCCCAGTCCGACGACGCGCTCGGAAAGAAGCTGGTCGCGGCCCTGCTGGACTCTCCCGCCCTGTCGAGCCTCCGCACCGACGCCCTGAAGACCCACCTGGCGAAGTTCGGCCCGGCGACGCGCGACGCCGCCAAGGCCCTGTTCGACCGCCTCAACGCCGACGCCGCCAAGCAACAGGCGAGGCTCGACGACCTGCTCCCGAAGCTGACCGGCGGCGACATCCGCCGCGGGCAGCTTGTCTTCCAGGGCTCGAAGGCGGCCTGCACCACCTGCCACGCCATCGGCTACCGCGGCGGCGACGTCGGCCCCGACCTCACCAGGATCGGCGGCGTGCGTACCGAGCGCGACCTGCTGGAGGCCGTCCTCTATCCCTCGGCCAGCTTCGTCCGCAGCTATGAGCCGGTCGTGATCGCCACGGCCGACGGCAAGGTCCACAGCGGCCTCCTCAAGGGCGAGACCCCCGAGGAATACCTGCTGGTCACCGGCGCCGATCAGTCCGCCCGCATCCCCCGCGGCGACGTCGAGGAGATCCGCCCCGGCACCGTCTCCGTGATGCCCGCGGGCCTCGACCAGCAGCTTTCAACCCAGGACCTCGCCGATCTCGTCGCCTTCCTCAAGGCGTGCCGCTGA